One genomic window of Polynucleobacter sp. HIN11 includes the following:
- a CDS encoding UvrD-helicase domain-containing protein, translating to MQALNIAIVCDPQRSVVVSACAGSGKTWLLVARLVRILLTGESPRSILALTFTRKAAQEMRERLYQLLQSWTTMSDAELMHALVERGLDPEAAQVHLQSARTLYDRLLSNPHTVSIDTFHGWFGRLLAGAPVSMGAQSGFTLREDAKRLQQECLEDWWASIPPDVLSAYEYLLEQLGSAQAHQFLLGANGLVQQKGAWVFFKKACEARGEPVTEALRRCCNALSQPNPLLIKLEESAAPHELSMLYEVLSHGGVRDQQGLAELGAALEALKEKQFDTAIRLLIPVFMTRDELPSYRKDNDSASKAIQSYLEAQNQDTNRFIATRQAWAIACEQFIEWQAQQEALALNQAWFSIGAAMLEHIERSKERMRVRDFDDLELGVAQLISDPRVAAYWQARLDARYRHILIDEFQDTNPLQWQILRAWLAAYGDDQDKPKVFIVGDPKQSIYRFRRADPRLFGAATRFLQAHDQAHLEQQNTTRRNAPEIVAAVNRIFTTSRVPSNYPFQVQATLWTAPDIPGHSKFAKGEAYRLPLISIIDEPQAIARENALVMPFTDTRDTGAKQQRLLEGQRLAQLIHEVLRTRLVLDEMIDPSNHQQRHKIWRPARLGDFLVLVKRRQYLPEYEEALRHANLLFESPRLGGLLETLEVDDLIALLTILSNPNHDLALAQVLRSPLYGLTEAQMQTLSELVQSNRGYRNWWEALMHADDHPYAETFLGIAKQLMEWTELAKHLPVHDLLDHVYFSGDIRCKYASVCQARDRDQVLANLDAFLELALNLDGGRYPSLGRFITQLKQMRRGDQDETPDEGEMRGEVPLEDESDDLADGDFDLNTYSLSHRQQRIRLMTIHGAKGLEAPFVIILDCNHTAITNPGRGVLLDWDPDQQAPDHLSMFTKLSLSKAREDLLAQEKGIALHENWNLFYVALTRAKQGLWLSGVESTRNRQQGGLVPDSWYERACEGQVPVFTDLDEAHIDQRHTSQPQPSHSDERFEYPDLVLTWQGEPSLSHRTKTHSIDEQRRMQEGDWFHWVLERTTPQQYRAAETLPDEKSLASRLGINAEDANRTIERVRTVFNSSELLPFFDPAVYRNAWNELDVVSEERCLRIDRLVEFENELVVLDYKLSIPEKTDPLYSQYQLQLEGYCQAVRRLFPDKSVRSLLIDGQGHSTDLLT from the coding sequence ATGCAAGCTCTTAATATCGCAATCGTCTGTGACCCGCAGCGCTCGGTGGTGGTGTCCGCTTGCGCCGGTAGCGGGAAAACATGGTTACTAGTCGCACGTCTAGTCCGCATATTGCTTACCGGTGAGTCACCCCGATCTATCTTGGCTCTGACCTTCACACGTAAGGCTGCGCAAGAGATGCGTGAACGCCTCTATCAACTCTTGCAATCCTGGACCACGATGAGTGATGCCGAGCTGATGCATGCCCTGGTAGAGCGAGGACTCGATCCCGAAGCAGCACAAGTGCATCTTCAGTCTGCACGTACGCTCTATGATCGCCTGTTATCGAATCCGCATACCGTTTCGATTGACACCTTTCATGGCTGGTTCGGACGCTTACTTGCTGGGGCGCCGGTCTCAATGGGAGCTCAATCTGGATTTACCTTGCGCGAGGACGCCAAACGGCTGCAACAGGAGTGCTTAGAGGATTGGTGGGCATCGATCCCCCCCGATGTCCTGTCTGCCTATGAGTATTTGCTTGAGCAACTGGGTTCAGCACAAGCCCATCAGTTTTTATTGGGGGCCAATGGCCTAGTGCAGCAAAAGGGCGCCTGGGTATTTTTCAAGAAAGCCTGCGAGGCCCGTGGTGAACCCGTAACCGAGGCCTTACGCAGATGCTGTAACGCGCTTTCTCAACCTAATCCCTTACTCATCAAACTAGAAGAGAGTGCAGCGCCCCATGAACTCTCTATGTTGTATGAGGTGTTGTCTCATGGCGGCGTGCGTGATCAGCAGGGTCTCGCAGAATTAGGCGCAGCGCTTGAAGCCTTAAAGGAAAAACAATTTGATACCGCGATACGCTTATTGATCCCCGTGTTTATGACGCGTGATGAACTCCCAAGCTATCGCAAGGACAATGACAGTGCTTCGAAAGCGATTCAATCGTATTTAGAGGCGCAGAATCAAGATACCAATCGATTCATTGCGACTCGGCAAGCTTGGGCAATCGCATGTGAGCAATTCATTGAGTGGCAGGCTCAGCAGGAGGCGCTTGCGCTTAATCAAGCCTGGTTTAGTATCGGTGCGGCCATGCTCGAACATATCGAGCGTAGTAAAGAACGCATGCGCGTGCGTGACTTTGATGATCTAGAACTTGGTGTGGCGCAACTGATTTCGGATCCTCGTGTTGCGGCGTATTGGCAAGCACGTTTGGATGCACGTTATCGACATATTCTGATTGACGAGTTTCAGGATACCAATCCTTTGCAGTGGCAAATTCTGCGAGCTTGGCTTGCAGCCTATGGCGATGATCAGGATAAGCCCAAGGTATTTATTGTGGGTGACCCCAAGCAATCTATTTATCGCTTTCGTCGTGCCGACCCCCGTCTATTTGGAGCAGCAACCCGCTTTTTGCAAGCGCACGATCAGGCTCACCTTGAACAACAAAACACCACAAGGCGGAATGCGCCTGAGATTGTGGCGGCGGTTAACCGCATCTTTACGACCAGCCGAGTCCCCAGTAACTATCCATTTCAGGTACAGGCAACTCTCTGGACCGCTCCCGACATACCAGGCCATTCAAAATTCGCCAAAGGCGAGGCTTATCGTCTGCCATTAATCTCGATCATCGATGAGCCACAGGCCATTGCCCGCGAGAACGCCTTGGTCATGCCATTCACCGATACCCGCGATACTGGCGCCAAACAGCAACGTTTGTTGGAAGGACAGCGTCTAGCGCAATTAATCCACGAGGTACTACGAACTCGTTTGGTGCTCGATGAAATGATTGACCCAAGCAATCATCAGCAGCGTCATAAAATCTGGCGACCAGCGCGCCTGGGTGATTTCTTAGTGCTCGTCAAGCGCCGTCAATACCTGCCCGAGTATGAGGAAGCATTGCGGCATGCCAATTTGCTATTTGAGAGTCCGCGCTTAGGCGGCTTACTCGAAACACTGGAAGTTGATGACCTGATTGCTTTACTCACGATTCTGAGTAACCCCAATCATGATCTTGCTCTTGCGCAGGTCTTGCGCAGTCCTTTATATGGCCTCACTGAGGCGCAGATGCAAACGCTCTCAGAGTTGGTGCAAAGTAATCGTGGCTATCGCAATTGGTGGGAAGCACTAATGCATGCTGATGATCATCCCTATGCCGAGACCTTTTTGGGGATTGCTAAGCAACTCATGGAGTGGACGGAGTTAGCCAAACACTTGCCAGTGCACGATCTGCTTGATCACGTGTATTTCTCGGGCGATATTCGTTGCAAATACGCGAGCGTATGCCAAGCGCGCGACCGAGATCAGGTCTTAGCTAATTTGGATGCTTTTCTGGAGCTTGCCTTAAATTTAGATGGTGGCCGCTACCCCAGCTTGGGACGATTTATTACACAACTCAAACAAATGCGGCGTGGCGATCAAGATGAGACACCGGATGAAGGTGAGATGCGCGGTGAGGTTCCCTTAGAGGATGAGAGCGATGATCTAGCGGATGGGGATTTTGATCTAAATACTTACTCACTTTCACACCGTCAACAGCGCATTCGCTTAATGACCATTCATGGGGCGAAGGGACTTGAGGCTCCATTTGTAATTATTCTGGATTGCAACCATACAGCGATCACCAACCCAGGACGCGGCGTATTACTTGATTGGGATCCCGATCAGCAAGCACCAGATCATTTGTCAATGTTCACCAAGCTCAGCTTATCCAAGGCGCGTGAAGATTTACTTGCGCAAGAGAAAGGTATTGCCTTGCATGAGAACTGGAACCTTTTCTATGTGGCACTCACCCGTGCCAAGCAGGGACTTTGGTTAAGTGGGGTGGAAAGTACCCGCAATCGCCAGCAGGGTGGTTTGGTGCCCGACAGCTGGTATGAGCGCGCTTGCGAAGGTCAAGTCCCAGTATTCACTGATCTTGATGAGGCACACATCGACCAGCGTCATACAAGTCAGCCCCAACCATCACACAGCGATGAACGATTTGAATACCCTGATTTGGTCTTGACCTGGCAGGGTGAACCAAGCTTATCTCACAGAACCAAGACGCACAGTATCGATGAGCAACGGCGCATGCAAGAGGGTGATTGGTTTCATTGGGTACTAGAGCGAACCACGCCTCAACAGTACCGAGCGGCTGAGACCTTGCCAGACGAGAAATCCCTAGCGAGTCGACTTGGTATCAATGCCGAAGATGCAAATCGCACCATTGAACGAGTGAGAACCGTTTTTAACAGTTCCGAGTTGCTCCCATTCTTTGACCCGGCGGTCTATCGCAATGCTTGGAATGAGCTTGATGTCGTAAGTGAGGAACGGTGCTTGCGGATTGACCGCTTAGTAGAGTTTGAAAACGAGCTTGTTGTCTTGGATTACAAACTCAGCATCCCTGAGAAAACCGATCCTCTTTATTCTCAATATCAACTGCAGCTTGAGGGCTACTGTCAGGCCGTGCGACGACTATTTCCAGACAAAAGCGTGCGCAGTCTGCTGATTGATGGGCAGGGCCACAGCACCGATTTGCTAACTTAG
- a CDS encoding PD-(D/E)XK nuclease family protein, whose translation MQTYSITPNQDALAQIAKQIWAIAAASDARPLVILPTAGPNLSLRLALESSRPSNTMLLPEVHSLADWLALTPDGLRLPQPQSNTERVLQTYASIETHPNLREWFTAEGEGGAWSLANAIVSACDLLSQSVVPQLAWSIDHLELEHGIEQVQIKLSQAIADAYPQLAQELVSKESAVLLAFWRYLSSVRDPVITQHLALVSHLQQWQINPKTRRPLIWIETIEENDAQARAHQVFLDHCEAFIPVHRFVMDWTEVGLWPETMEFDASLDGQLQINRSALNQKHITCQSAKRFEDLAWEATHCIEGHLQAGRTQIALVAQDRLLARRTRALLARLGPGLSIDDETGWKLSTTRAAAALHAWLELLRCPPQGPSAITLLEFLKNPFLNLSGLLNATPEEIGLLISELESMLLLKQARASWVSFYLAIEAGASSEFDPRLHHLLQSIRERVSIWQNPKMQNLPSARALAQLRDDLSYFGMRQQFEDDAAGLQLLAMLDKLGLEQAQLPTLRMPLAEWIIFLKTRMEEEVYREQGSDASARVTILPLSATRLRRFDAVVMVGCDERQLPSYGETPLFFSESLSQTLGGTDIARQYRQQARDLSQLFASYSYIDLLWLTEGASGEPLRASPWIVRLQEDLPQLATRESSRFARSAVGTPMTMAQANRLDGLPMPTRMSPSAYRALRACPYQYYVRSLLGLRKRKDLDDELDASVIGQTLHQILRNFFQELKSTEARDAQINDDLQFRKDWMITRLMRASEQGFSRLLEGDQRVLGHLRDWQKQIPSFVEWQLERESQGWRFHDAERKLGFEFNFLDKHGQFHQIQIEGYADRIDVKPNTSSLAILDYKHQSREKVLERGTQLMDDPQLLLYAKALSTQGPIEQLDWVSLKMNLKKKGANQRSVGISEIPLAMQQLDAQLQNDLRSVWSGDAMQAFAPESTCLYCDARGICRKGMW comes from the coding sequence ATGCAAACGTATTCGATCACTCCGAACCAAGATGCGTTAGCGCAAATCGCGAAGCAAATCTGGGCAATTGCAGCGGCAAGCGATGCGCGCCCCCTGGTCATTTTGCCCACAGCTGGACCCAATCTCAGTTTGCGCTTGGCGTTGGAGAGCAGTCGTCCCTCAAACACCATGCTATTACCCGAGGTACATAGTTTGGCTGATTGGCTTGCGCTGACTCCAGATGGATTGCGCCTACCACAGCCACAGTCGAACACGGAACGAGTCTTGCAAACCTATGCCTCGATTGAGACCCATCCCAATCTGCGCGAGTGGTTTACTGCCGAAGGAGAGGGGGGCGCTTGGAGCTTGGCCAATGCCATTGTTAGTGCCTGTGATCTGCTATCGCAAAGCGTCGTTCCGCAATTGGCCTGGAGCATCGATCATTTGGAGCTCGAACACGGGATTGAGCAGGTACAAATCAAGCTAAGCCAAGCAATAGCAGACGCCTATCCACAACTAGCCCAAGAGCTTGTAAGCAAAGAGTCCGCAGTTCTTTTGGCATTCTGGCGTTATCTCAGCTCCGTGCGTGATCCCGTCATCACCCAGCATCTCGCACTGGTATCCCATCTGCAGCAATGGCAAATCAACCCAAAGACACGTCGACCCTTGATTTGGATTGAGACCATCGAAGAGAATGATGCGCAAGCCCGCGCGCATCAGGTGTTTCTTGATCATTGTGAAGCGTTCATCCCGGTGCACCGATTTGTGATGGATTGGACTGAGGTTGGCCTATGGCCCGAGACCATGGAGTTTGATGCATCGCTCGACGGGCAACTGCAAATCAATCGGTCAGCGCTCAATCAAAAACACATTACCTGCCAAAGCGCAAAACGCTTTGAGGACCTTGCGTGGGAGGCAACGCATTGTATTGAGGGCCATTTACAGGCAGGACGTACTCAAATTGCTCTCGTGGCACAAGACCGACTATTGGCACGCCGCACCCGCGCTTTGCTGGCACGTCTTGGTCCTGGTTTATCCATCGACGACGAAACAGGTTGGAAACTCTCGACCACGCGCGCAGCCGCAGCGCTTCATGCTTGGCTTGAGTTATTGCGTTGTCCACCTCAAGGGCCGAGCGCGATCACCTTACTGGAGTTCCTCAAAAACCCATTTCTCAATCTCAGTGGCTTGCTGAACGCTACGCCTGAGGAAATCGGATTACTCATTAGTGAACTCGAGAGCATGTTGTTGCTCAAGCAGGCGAGAGCTTCGTGGGTTAGTTTCTATTTAGCAATCGAAGCGGGAGCAAGCTCCGAGTTTGACCCACGCTTACATCACCTATTACAGTCCATTCGAGAGCGGGTAAGTATTTGGCAGAACCCCAAGATGCAAAATCTGCCGTCTGCGAGAGCCCTTGCACAACTGCGAGATGATTTGTCCTACTTTGGAATGCGTCAGCAATTTGAGGATGATGCTGCTGGCTTACAGTTACTTGCCATGCTCGACAAACTGGGCTTAGAGCAAGCTCAGCTTCCAACGCTACGAATGCCCCTGGCCGAATGGATTATCTTTTTAAAGACCCGAATGGAAGAAGAGGTGTACCGCGAGCAGGGCAGTGATGCATCGGCACGCGTGACCATCTTGCCACTCAGTGCAACTCGATTGCGCCGCTTTGATGCCGTGGTGATGGTTGGTTGCGATGAACGCCAACTGCCAAGTTATGGCGAGACCCCACTATTTTTCTCGGAGAGTCTAAGTCAGACTCTCGGTGGTACCGATATTGCTCGGCAATATCGTCAACAGGCGCGGGATCTCTCACAACTCTTTGCCTCATATTCCTATATTGATCTGTTATGGCTAACCGAGGGTGCTAGTGGTGAGCCCTTGCGCGCATCCCCTTGGATCGTACGCTTACAAGAAGATCTTCCGCAACTTGCAACCCGTGAATCTAGTCGCTTTGCACGATCCGCTGTAGGAACACCGATGACCATGGCGCAGGCAAATCGACTCGATGGACTACCCATGCCAACGCGCATGAGCCCGAGTGCGTATCGGGCACTGCGGGCTTGCCCGTATCAGTACTATGTGCGTAGTCTCTTAGGTCTTCGTAAACGCAAGGATCTTGATGACGAGCTCGATGCATCGGTGATTGGTCAAACCTTGCATCAAATACTGCGCAATTTTTTCCAGGAACTCAAAAGTACCGAGGCTCGCGACGCCCAGATCAACGATGATTTGCAGTTCCGTAAAGATTGGATGATCACGCGCCTGATGCGCGCTTCTGAGCAAGGTTTTAGTCGCTTACTGGAGGGTGATCAGCGGGTCTTAGGGCATTTGCGGGATTGGCAAAAACAAATTCCCAGTTTTGTGGAATGGCAACTGGAACGGGAGTCACAGGGTTGGCGTTTTCATGATGCCGAACGCAAACTTGGCTTTGAGTTCAATTTCTTGGACAAGCATGGGCAATTCCATCAAATTCAGATTGAGGGCTACGCTGACCGGATTGATGTTAAGCCCAATACATCATCACTCGCGATCCTGGACTATAAGCACCAGAGCCGCGAGAAGGTGTTGGAGCGTGGCACGCAACTGATGGATGACCCCCAGTTACTGCTATATGCCAAAGCGCTATCCACACAAGGTCCGATCGAGCAATTGGATTGGGTTTCTCTAAAAATGAACCTCAAGAAAAAAGGTGCAAACCAACGCTCCGTTGGGATTTCAGAGATACCGCTCGCGATGCAACAGCTTGATGCGCAGTTGCAAAATGATTTAAGGAGCGTGTGGTCTGGAGACGCCATGCAGGCCTTTGCACCCGAGAGTACTTGTCTTTATTGCGATGCCCGGGGTATTTGCCGTAAAGGGATGTGGTGA
- a CDS encoding ArnT family glycosyltransferase, with protein MVKLTAAATASIPRIVIFALTIVYGLAGLFGRDPWKNEDSIGFGVMWHLHTSSWQDWLIPSLAGREQSMGAPLPYWLGASLMDLFGSWIGDSNAARLYSALCFFVTAIAIWYACYLLGRRKEVQPMSFALGGQPNTRDYGMTLADGALLIFLACVGLAQRTHETTPMMAQLMGLSIVMYGTIRGLDKPWQGGAWTGLGLVILGLSSNWALTTLIAIATALAVFFCQVKLRFRWTLSSLVIAIVGIGIWPLLWQVFAVSPAVQEVALQAWAQTPPMHRYIAWNSLQFMGVNFWAYAWPVWPLALVALVHWVRHEDAGAWRAPHLCIPLGLLLAGLIYVLFRVEANEHDLIILIPPMAILAAFSLPILRRSVISFIDWFAMLSFTIIAIAIWLIWLAKTTGFPASTADNVARYIPGFEVQFSWVTLLIALGITGLWLWVVQWRTSRAPKVIWRCLIISASGTTLMWVLLMTLWLPTINYAKTYRFVAERLVQAAPANATCIDTSNLGAAQLASFSYFTRLPLADNPACPYVLTHNASTATAFSALHDKKLKLLWEDRRAADRDERLRLYEVIPE; from the coding sequence ATGGTCAAACTGACTGCCGCTGCCACAGCATCCATTCCTCGGATTGTGATCTTTGCACTCACAATCGTCTACGGCTTGGCCGGGCTTTTTGGTCGTGATCCCTGGAAAAACGAAGACTCGATTGGGTTTGGTGTGATGTGGCATCTGCATACCAGCTCTTGGCAGGATTGGCTAATCCCCTCTCTCGCTGGACGTGAGCAATCGATGGGGGCACCACTACCCTACTGGCTGGGTGCGAGCTTGATGGATTTGTTTGGCTCATGGATTGGTGATAGCAATGCGGCACGTCTTTACTCAGCACTGTGCTTCTTCGTGACCGCAATTGCCATTTGGTATGCGTGTTATCTCTTAGGGCGTCGTAAAGAAGTACAACCCATGAGTTTTGCGCTGGGTGGCCAACCCAATACCCGCGACTACGGGATGACCTTAGCCGATGGGGCGCTCCTCATTTTCTTGGCATGTGTGGGCCTGGCCCAGCGAACTCACGAGACCACGCCGATGATGGCGCAACTCATGGGTTTATCAATTGTGATGTATGGCACTATCCGTGGCCTTGATAAACCTTGGCAAGGTGGCGCATGGACTGGCCTCGGATTAGTCATTTTGGGTCTCTCAAGTAACTGGGCTTTAACTACATTGATTGCGATAGCAACCGCACTGGCTGTTTTCTTCTGTCAGGTAAAACTACGATTTCGGTGGACACTGAGTTCGCTGGTCATTGCGATTGTGGGGATTGGTATTTGGCCACTCTTATGGCAAGTCTTTGCCGTTTCTCCAGCAGTACAAGAAGTGGCACTCCAGGCTTGGGCACAAACACCGCCCATGCATCGCTACATTGCATGGAACTCCTTACAGTTTATGGGAGTCAACTTTTGGGCATACGCATGGCCGGTCTGGCCGCTGGCCTTAGTCGCCCTCGTGCACTGGGTGCGACATGAGGATGCTGGCGCGTGGCGCGCGCCCCATTTATGCATTCCCTTAGGTTTGTTACTCGCTGGACTTATCTATGTGCTATTTCGGGTGGAAGCGAATGAGCATGATTTAATCATCCTCATTCCACCAATGGCCATCTTGGCTGCCTTTAGCCTTCCCATTTTGCGACGTAGTGTCATTAGTTTTATTGACTGGTTTGCAATGCTGAGCTTTACGATTATTGCAATCGCCATTTGGCTGATTTGGCTTGCTAAGACCACGGGCTTTCCGGCAAGCACTGCTGATAATGTGGCACGTTATATTCCTGGTTTTGAGGTTCAATTTAGTTGGGTCACCCTCCTCATTGCACTTGGCATTACCGGTCTTTGGCTGTGGGTGGTGCAGTGGCGCACCTCACGTGCTCCCAAGGTGATTTGGCGCTGCTTGATTATCTCGGCATCTGGTACGACCCTCATGTGGGTGCTGCTCATGACTCTATGGTTACCCACCATCAACTACGCCAAGACCTATCGTTTTGTTGCTGAGCGGCTAGTACAGGCTGCGCCAGCCAATGCTACTTGTATCGATACAAGTAATTTAGGAGCGGCACAATTAGCATCATTCAGTTACTTCACTCGCTTACCCTTGGCCGACAATCCTGCCTGCCCTTATGTACTAACCCACAATGCCAGCACGGCAACGGCATTCTCCGCACTGCATGACAAGAAGCTCAAACTGCTTTGGGAAGACCGACGTGCTGCTGATCGCGATGAGCGTTTGCGCTTATACGAAGTAATCCCCGAGTAA
- the trxA gene encoding thioredoxin TrxA, which produces MSAGIKQVSDASFEQDVLKSDKPVLLDFWAEWCGPCKMIGPILEELSTEYGDRIQIAKMNVDENQGVPAQFNIRGIPTLILFKNGTVAAQKVGALAKSQLTAFIDSNL; this is translated from the coding sequence ATGAGTGCCGGCATTAAACAAGTAAGTGATGCATCGTTTGAACAGGATGTTCTCAAGTCTGATAAACCCGTTCTCCTCGACTTTTGGGCCGAGTGGTGCGGTCCTTGCAAGATGATTGGGCCCATTTTGGAAGAGCTCTCGACTGAATACGGTGATCGCATCCAAATTGCCAAGATGAACGTGGACGAGAACCAAGGCGTTCCAGCCCAGTTCAATATTCGGGGAATCCCGACACTCATTTTGTTTAAAAATGGCACGGTCGCAGCTCAAAAAGTCGGTGCTCTCGCCAAGTCGCAACTCACGGCATTCATTGATAGCAATCTGTAA
- a CDS encoding type B 50S ribosomal protein L31: MKQGIHPDYREVVFLDVSNNFSFKTRSTIITKETIKWEDGQEYPLAKIETSSESHPFFTGTQKIIDTAGRVEKFRQKFGGKAAAKATGDGAAKTAEKRAAAAEAKKAEPAAKKVASKKAK; encoded by the coding sequence ATGAAACAAGGCATTCACCCTGATTACCGCGAAGTTGTTTTTTTAGATGTTTCCAACAACTTCAGCTTCAAAACCCGCTCCACCATCATCACCAAAGAGACGATTAAGTGGGAAGACGGTCAAGAGTATCCATTAGCAAAGATTGAGACCTCCTCGGAGTCGCATCCTTTCTTTACAGGTACCCAGAAGATTATTGACACTGCTGGTCGTGTTGAGAAGTTCCGTCAGAAGTTTGGTGGCAAAGCGGCTGCCAAGGCAACCGGTGATGGCGCTGCCAAGACCGCTGAGAAGCGTGCTGCTGCCGCTGAGGCGAAAAAAGCAGAGCCTGCTGCAAAGAAAGTGGCCAGCAAGAAAGCGAAGTAA
- a CDS encoding RidA family protein gives MSVISQKLNDLGITLVSPGAPAAAYVMAVTTGDQVFLSGHIAKRDGKPWVGKLGLDMDTATGQLAARSIAIDLLSTLNAHLGSLDRVRRVVKVMGLVNSTPEFTEQHLVMNGCSELLVEVFGEIGKHARSAFGVAQIPLGACVEIEMIVEI, from the coding sequence ATGAGCGTAATTTCCCAAAAACTGAATGACCTAGGAATTACCCTAGTAAGTCCTGGGGCACCCGCGGCCGCCTACGTCATGGCAGTGACCACCGGTGATCAGGTATTTTTATCAGGCCATATTGCCAAACGCGATGGCAAGCCATGGGTTGGTAAATTGGGGCTAGACATGGATACTGCTACCGGTCAGTTAGCCGCTCGGAGTATCGCGATTGATTTACTCTCAACCCTCAATGCCCACCTCGGCTCACTTGATCGCGTACGTCGAGTGGTCAAAGTCATGGGCCTCGTGAACTCCACCCCCGAGTTTACCGAGCAACATTTGGTCATGAATGGCTGCTCTGAACTCCTCGTCGAGGTATTTGGTGAAATTGGTAAGCATGCTCGCAGCGCCTTTGGGGTTGCGCAAATCCCCTTGGGGGCTTGTGTCGAAATTGAAATGATCGTTGAGATCTAA
- the rho gene encoding transcription termination factor Rho produces MQLTELKVLHVSQLLEMAASLEIENTQRMRKQELMFAILKKRAKAGEQVFGDGVLEVLPDGFGFLRSPESSYMASPDDIYISPAQIRRFNLHTGDSIEGEVRTPKEGERYFALVKVDKINGMAPEDLKNRIMFENLTPLHPNRNIALERDIKAEENLTGRIIDMISPIGFGQRGLIVASPKSGKTVMMQHVAHAISQNYPDAILIVLLVDERPEEVTEMQRSVRGEVVASTFDEPAVRHVQVAEMVIEKAKRLVEMKKDVIILLDSITRLARAYNTVVPSSGKVLSGGVDANALQRPKRFFGAARNIEEGGSLTILATALIETGSRMDDLIYEEFKGTGNMEVHLERRLAERRVYPAINLNKSGTRREELLVKPENLQKIWVLRKLLADMDEIEAMNFIVDKLKSTKNNAEFFELMRRGG; encoded by the coding sequence ATGCAATTAACTGAACTCAAAGTACTCCACGTCTCTCAACTCCTCGAAATGGCAGCAAGCCTCGAGATTGAAAATACCCAACGGATGCGCAAACAAGAGCTGATGTTTGCCATTCTGAAGAAGCGGGCTAAGGCCGGCGAACAAGTTTTTGGCGATGGCGTCTTAGAAGTATTACCCGATGGCTTTGGATTCTTGCGCTCCCCCGAGTCGTCTTATATGGCGTCTCCCGATGATATTTATATCTCCCCTGCACAGATCCGTCGTTTTAACTTACACACGGGTGACAGTATCGAGGGTGAAGTGCGCACCCCCAAAGAGGGTGAGCGTTACTTTGCTTTGGTGAAGGTCGACAAGATCAATGGCATGGCGCCTGAGGATCTCAAAAATCGCATCATGTTTGAGAACCTCACACCGCTTCACCCCAATCGCAATATCGCTCTTGAGCGCGATATCAAGGCCGAAGAGAATCTCACCGGTCGCATTATCGATATGATCTCGCCGATTGGTTTTGGTCAGCGTGGCCTGATCGTGGCATCTCCCAAGTCTGGTAAGACCGTGATGATGCAGCATGTGGCTCATGCGATCTCTCAAAATTATCCCGATGCGATCTTGATTGTTCTCTTGGTCGATGAGCGTCCTGAGGAAGTGACTGAGATGCAGCGCTCCGTCCGCGGCGAAGTAGTTGCTTCCACCTTTGATGAGCCAGCCGTTCGTCACGTTCAGGTTGCTGAAATGGTGATCGAGAAAGCCAAGCGTCTGGTGGAAATGAAAAAAGATGTGATTATTTTGTTGGACTCAATTACTCGTTTAGCGCGTGCGTACAACACGGTAGTTCCCTCCTCAGGCAAAGTGCTCTCCGGTGGTGTCGACGCCAATGCCTTGCAACGTCCTAAGCGTTTCTTTGGTGCTGCTCGTAATATCGAAGAAGGTGGCTCGCTCACCATTTTGGCAACTGCGCTGATTGAAACCGGTAGTCGCATGGACGATTTGATCTATGAAGAGTTCAAGGGCACTGGCAATATGGAGGTCCATTTAGAGCGTCGCTTAGCCGAGCGCCGTGTTTACCCCGCCATTAACCTCAATAAATCAGGCACCCGTCGTGAGGAGCTCCTCGTCAAGCCAGAAAACCTCCAGAAAATCTGGGTCTTACGTAAGCTTCTGGCCGATATGGATGAGATTGAGGCTATGAACTTCATTGTCGACAAGCTCAAGTCCACCAAGAATAATGCCGAGTTCTTTGAGTTGATGCGCCGAGGCGGCTAG